From Vanacampus margaritifer isolate UIUO_Vmar chromosome 8, RoL_Vmar_1.0, whole genome shotgun sequence, a single genomic window includes:
- the itga7 gene encoding integrin alpha-7 isoform X4, translating into MRVQLLNQTLLDLGFYDDGPYEVADQKQLNARLIPVPYHSYLGFSVDSAMGIMSLGELTFVAGAPRANHTGAVVLLRKDNVYRLVPEHIFWGEELASSFGYSVATTDLNNDGWTDLIVGAPNFFDRKAEIGGAVYVYLNPFGHWDDQARPIRLNGTYDSMFGMTVSNIGDLDQDGYGDIAVGAPFDGDGKVFIYRGSDAGIETKPAQVLDGRDFDVRRFGYSISGGLDVDENHYPDLAVGSLNNSVVLFRSRPVIHVIREISIDPEYIDLTQYNCKGRDGVCIEVKACFVYTAHPVHYSPHLILAVRFEADSDRRKLGLPHRINFLGRSSLEPEYMQTEEVELHRQKHPACTTATFQLHENIRDKLRPISLAITHTIKPVPPRRHSGAKRLEKLAPVLNVSPSNTLHSEVNFLREGCGSDKICQSNLKLSYRFGTRPLTSDLFTPLPRDEDDVQVFSLSDQRVVVLEVTVTNTPSDPLRPEEDGDDAHAAQLLVSLPKTLSYAGSRVPAQMRCQANQNGSDVECDLGNPVKRNTKLKFTINLSTANITIETTELTADLQLTTISEQPDLAPITAMAKVVLELPLSVSGLARPHQLFFSGAVKGESAMSSLEDVGSPVDFEFVVANPGQALQTLGSAFLNIMWPYELANGKWLLYPGSMSFDGHLATHCTPTEAINPLSLHGPSPVQSVNQTAGRVRRSHPDLEGQETSSGGVRRTAPAVAASERRKSLTLDCLLGSARCVLLQCPLHSFSGQAVLRIHGRLWNSTFIEDFPAVSALELLVRAEITVKSTIKHLLLRDAAAQVPVMIYPEPGLVDQYSIPWWIILIAILAGILLLTLLVCILWKCGFFQRAHLKDKLPQYHAVKIPRQERPQFQTEKSGVHKKEWATHWSDGTS; encoded by the exons ATGCGCGTGCAGCTGCTAAACCAGACGCTACTCGACCTTGGTTTCTATGATGACGGACCCTACGAGGTGGCGGATCAGAAACAGCTTAATGCCCGGCTCATCCCTGTGCCCTACCACAGTTACCTGG GCTTCTCTGTGGACTCGGCCATGGGAATAATGAGCCTCGGGGAGTTGACCTTTGTGGCGGGCGCTCCGCGGGCTAATCACACGGGGGCCGTGGTGCTGCTACGCAAGGACAACGTTTACCGGCTGGTGCCCGAGCACATTTTCTGGGGAGAGGAGCTGGCGTCTTCTTTCGGCTACTCAGTGGCGACCACTGATCTCAACAATGACGG CTGGACCGACCTGATCGTGGGAGCGCCCAATTTCTTTGACCGCAAGGCAGAAATCGGCGGCGCTGTCTACGTGTACTTGAACCCTTTCGGTCACTGGGACGATCAGGCCCGGCCCATCCGTCTCAACGGGACGTACGACTCCATGTTTGGCATGACGGTCAGCAACATTGGCGATCTGGACCAGGATGGATATGGAG ACATCGCCGTTGGAGCTCCGTTCGACGGGGACGGCAAGGTGTTCATCTACCGAGGCTCGGATGCAGGAATTGAAACCAAACCTGCTcag GTGCTAGATGGCCGAGACTTTGACGTGAGGCGTTTTGGATACTCCATCTCAGGCGGCTTGGACGTGGATGAGAACCACTATCCAGACCTCGCCGTGGGCTCGCTTAATAATTCAGTGGTGCTCTTCAG GTCTCGCCCAGTCATCCACGTGATTCGGGAAATATCCATTGACCCGGAATACATCGATCTAACCCAGTATAACTGTAAGGGTCGAGATGGAGTCTG CATCGAGGTCAAAGCCTGCTTCGTCTACACGGCCCACCCAGTGCACTATTCGCCACATTTAA TCCTGGCGGTGCGATTTGAAGCCGACTCGGACCGCAGGAAGCTGGGCCTGCCGCACCGCATCAACTTCCTGGGCCGCAGTTCCCTGGAGCCGGAGTACATGCAGACCGAGGAGGTAGAGCTGCATCGCCAGAAGCACCCGGCGTGTACCACCGCTACCTTCCAGCTCCAT GAGAACATCCGGGACAAACTGCGTCCGATCTCATTGGCCATCACCCACACCATCAAACCTGTGCCCCCGCGCCGGCACTCTGGAGCCAAGCGGCTAGAGAAACTGGCTCCTGTGCTCAACGTGTCGCCCTCCAACACGCTGCACTCGGAG GTGAACTTCCTGCGCGAGGGATGCGGCTCGGACAAAATCTGCCAGAGCAACCTAAAGCTGAGCTACCGCTTTGGAACGCGGCCTCTCACCTCTGACCTGTTCACCCCCCTGCCAAG GGACGAAGACGACGTGCAGGTGTTTTCCTTGTCCGACCAGCGTGTGGTGGTGTTGGAGGTCACCGTCACCAACACGCCCTCGGACCCGCTGCGGCCCGAGGAGGATGGTGACGACGCACACGCCGCTCAGCTGCTGGTCTCGCTTCCGAAAACGCTCTCCTACGCCGGATCCAGGGTACCCGCTCAG ATGAGGTGTCAAGCCAACCAAAATGGCTCCGATGTTGAATGCGACCTGGGGAATCCTGTGAAACGAAACACAAAG ttaaaattcACCATCAACTTGAGCACGGCCAACATCACCATTGAAACCACTGAGTTGACCGCCGACCTCCAACTGACTAC CATCAGTGAGCAGCCTGACCTGGCACCAATCACAGCGATGGCTAAAGTTGTGCTAGAGCTCCCTCTATCTGTCAGCGG GCTGGCTCGTCCTCACCAGCTGTTCTTCAGCGGTGCTGTTAAGGGTGAGAGCGCCATGAGCAGTCTGGAGGACGTCGGCAGCCCTGTGGACTTTGAGTTTGTG GTGGCCAATCCTGGACAAGCTCTGCAAACGCTAGGCTCCGCCTTCCTCAACATCATGTGGCCCTATGAACTGGCCAATGGCAAGTGGCTCCTGTACCCGGGCAGCATGAGCTTTGATGGACATTTGGCAACCCACTGTACTCCGACGGAAGCGATTAACCCTTTGAGTCTGCATGGACCCTCGCCTGTGCAGTCTGTCAATCAAACT GCTGGACGAGTTCGCCGCTCCCACCCGGATCTCGAAGGCCAAGAGACAAGTAGCGGCGGCGTGAGACGAACCGCTCCGGCTGTGGCCGCTTCCGAGAGGCGCAAGTCACTCACGCTG GATTGTCTGCTAGGATCAGCGCGATGCGTACTCTTGCAGTGCCCCCTCCACAGCTTCTCCGGACAGGCGGTGCTCAGGATCCACGGCAGGCTGTGGAACAGCACCTTCATCGAG GACTTCCCAGCAGTCAGCGCTCTGGAGCTGCTGGTCAGAGCGGAAATCACCGTCAAGTCCACCATCAAACATCTGCTCCTCAGGGATGCTGCAGCACAG GTACCAGTGATGATCTACCCAGAGCCCGGTCTCGTGGATCAGTACTCGATCCCCTGGTGGATCATCCTCATCGCCATCCTGGCAGGCATCCTGCTGCTGACCCTGCTGGTTTGCATACTGTGGAAG TGTGGTTTCTTCCAACGGGCCCACCTCAAAGACAAACTGCCTCAGTATCACGCGGTGAAGATCCCTCGCCAGGAGCGGCCGCAGTTCCAGACAGAGAAATCCGGCGTTCATAAAAAGGAATGGGCCACACACTGGAGCGACGGGacttcataa